DNA from bacterium:
GCGGAAAGCTGTTTTGGCGCTTATCCTATTAAGTTGGGCTGTGAGTTGAACTGGGAGGGCTCCAGTCGACCCGATGCTTTCCTGTTTGGAGAGACACAATCTCGATATCTTCTTTCTTGCCGAAGCGAATCGCTCTCCCGGCTTCGAGAAATTTTTGAGTTCCATCGGATTTCTTATTTTGTTCTAGGAAAAACAGGGGGACGGGAAGTCGCGATTCGGTTTTCTGGGGACTTGCTAATACGGCTTTCTGTCCAAGAGTTATACGAGATCTGGTATAATTCATTCACCAATCAACTGCGATGATACTTCAAGACGACAAATTCCATGACGAGTGTGGTGTTTTCGGAATCTTCGATCATCCGGAAGCAGCCAAGATGGCGTATCTTGGACTCTATGCATTGCAGCATCGAGGTCAGGAGAGTGGTGGCATCGCCATCAGCGATGGTGAAAAGATTGTCTGCGAACGGGGCATGGGGCAGGTCGCAGATATTTTCCGGAAAGATCGTTTAGATTCGTTGCGCGGCCACGCCGCTATCGGTCATGTTCGCTATTCGACCGCGGGCGCAAGCCAGCTGAAAAATGCGCAACCGATCTACGTGCAGTGCCATCGCGGAGAAATTGCTATCGGCCACAATGGCAATCTTGTGAACGCATCTGCGATTCGCGGAGAACTGGAGAAAGAAGGAACCATTTTCACCACGACCTCGGATACGGAAGTGGTTCTGCATATGATCGCTCGCTCGAGACAATCCCGATTTATCGATGCATTGATCGATGCGCTTGCTGTTCTGAAAGGCGCATATTCTTTCGTTTTACTGACGAAAGACAGTTTGATTGGAGCGCGCGATCCGTGGGGGTTCCGTCCGCTTTGCATTGGAAAACTGGGTGGCTCTTACATTCTGGCATCCGAAACATGCGCTCTGGACTTGATTGATGCGGACTACGTGCGTGATGTGAAACCGGGTGAAGTGATTGTTATCAGCGAAAAAGGGCTGGAGAGCGTAATGCCCTTTCCGCAACAACGACAGCATAGCTGCATCTTTGAGCTTGTTTATTTTGCGCGACCGGACAGCAATGTCTTTCAGCGAAACGTGTATACCGCGCGTTATAACATGGGACGCCAGCTCGCGCGCGAAGCGCCGGTCGAAGCAGATCTGGTTGTGCCTGTTCCGGATTCGGGTCTTGTTGCAGCTCTTGGCTATTCGGCTGAGTCTGGAATCCCGATCGGTTTTGGATTGATCAGAAATCACTACGTGGGCCGCACATTCATTGAACCGAAAAAAAGCATCCGGCATTTTGGCGTGAAAGTGAAACTCAATCCGGTGCGCGATATTCTGCAAAACAAGAGTGTCGTGCTGATTGATGATTCGATCGTGCGCGGAAACACCAGCCAGAAAATCGTTAAGATGGTTCGTGCTGCGGGCGCCCGCGAAGTTCATTTTCGTATCAGCTGCCCGCCCACAATTGGCCCCTGTTATTACGGCATCGACACACCAACCGAAGAAGAACTGATCGCTTCTTACAAAACTGTTCCGGAGATTGCCGAGTTTATCGGCGTGAATTCACTTCAATATTTGAGTCTGGACGGTTTACTGAAAGCGTCGGAAGAGCCGGAAGGCGGCATCTTTTGCACGGCTTGCTACACTAAAAATTATCCGGTACCGGTGCCTAAAGAAGGTTTTGAACAGCTCAAACTCTTCCAAAAGAGCACAGAGGCAAACGAAGAAAAACGGGAACTCGTCGTAGCACGCTCGTAATTTTTTACCGCAGAGTACGCAGAGAACACAGAGTAAAAAATAATTCTTTTTTCTCAGCGGTCTCTGCATCCTCTGCGGTGAAAAAATGAGCGGACGGATTGGCGTTTTAATTTCCGGTCGGGGGAGTCATCTTCGCAATCTGATTGCGTGCAGTCAGCGGGGTGAACTGGATGCGCAGGTTGTCACAGTAATCAGCAACAAGCCGGATGCGCCGGGTTTGCAGTATGCAAAAGAAGCAGGGATTGAGTCAGTTGTCTTGCCCCACCGAAACTATGCAGATCGTGAACAATACGATGAACAACTCGCCCAGAATCTGGAACAAGACAGAGTCGATCTGGTTTGCCTTGCAGGATTTTTGCGGCTCCTTTCAGTTCCTTTTGTGCGACGTTTCCCTCTTCGCATCATGAACGTTCATCCGTCCTTACTGCCCGCATTTCCCGGTCTGCATGCGCAAGAACAGGCTATGGAGTATGGCGTCAAAGTCACTGGATGTACGGTACATTTTATTGATGATGGTCTGGATTCCGGACCCATTATTCTCCAGAAGACACTCGAAGTTTTGTCTGAAGATACACCCGACACTCTCGCTGACCGGCTTCTTCCTCTGGAACACAAGGCCTATGCTGAAGCAGTAAAACTCTTTTTTGAAAACCGTTTGAGAGTGGAGGGTAGAAAAGTACTAATTGTGTAGTGGCAGAGCATTGTCCATAGTTCTGGTT
Protein-coding regions in this window:
- the purF gene encoding amidophosphoribosyltransferase, whose protein sequence is MILQDDKFHDECGVFGIFDHPEAAKMAYLGLYALQHRGQESGGIAISDGEKIVCERGMGQVADIFRKDRLDSLRGHAAIGHVRYSTAGASQLKNAQPIYVQCHRGEIAIGHNGNLVNASAIRGELEKEGTIFTTTSDTEVVLHMIARSRQSRFIDALIDALAVLKGAYSFVLLTKDSLIGARDPWGFRPLCIGKLGGSYILASETCALDLIDADYVRDVKPGEVIVISEKGLESVMPFPQQRQHSCIFELVYFARPDSNVFQRNVYTARYNMGRQLAREAPVEADLVVPVPDSGLVAALGYSAESGIPIGFGLIRNHYVGRTFIEPKKSIRHFGVKVKLNPVRDILQNKSVVLIDDSIVRGNTSQKIVKMVRAAGAREVHFRISCPPTIGPCYYGIDTPTEEELIASYKTVPEIAEFIGVNSLQYLSLDGLLKASEEPEGGIFCTACYTKNYPVPVPKEGFEQLKLFQKSTEANEEKRELVVARS
- the purN gene encoding phosphoribosylglycinamide formyltransferase, with protein sequence MSGRIGVLISGRGSHLRNLIACSQRGELDAQVVTVISNKPDAPGLQYAKEAGIESVVLPHRNYADREQYDEQLAQNLEQDRVDLVCLAGFLRLLSVPFVRRFPLRIMNVHPSLLPAFPGLHAQEQAMEYGVKVTGCTVHFIDDGLDSGPIILQKTLEVLSEDTPDTLADRLLPLEHKAYAEAVKLFFENRLRVEGRKVLIV